One stretch of Lysinibacter cavernae DNA includes these proteins:
- a CDS encoding septum formation family protein, producing MSDLDTALARAEAMFRLRRHQDAVELLTPLVASHPENAEVAFTLGDAHRLLDNYEQSRHYASEALARDPGSTDGMALLSLVSLELNDLETADRVSQQLLTHEPHTYRASFIGARVTITGWGLASEAVFPKRSVLDAYQQRTDKLVATLLEEYPHAAGTHITHALQLNNIYGRDKAAIAAIKRALTIDPENADAIRILAAFTQSTANSIRLARASLAIDPQNEHAVALACGAAGTAMRRIQFWLLPLTLMVSVLTREWVVLKLAVLIIGLILIAVQFRSEAADGQPLSAAQRRLYRRVRPKRWFGWWLSCGAVIVFNFVIAFTSSPDLTTPLGLMGLIIAVLGGLAYAARGVIVSWRNSKTSRARLQAVAGDETPEQKRTRLKDRTRLQRKNALFVAAPFVLILIILVTRWYSEPEAPEHNGYFTPGMGVLTESVTFRVTVAEGTANYSYRGTHGGKNIDGTATIDSAQQSTVSESVAIDRGSRDFSVLVTSDSADANVTVGCEIEIGGIVTVQQTGAGSVTCDLAAPVETTSATQVLVADNFESLRYAVGDCLTLTTTTTTTSSALVDCATEHDAQVISLTPYTQSNTPSGDNSMNPTNADALCTGDAFTAFIGVPFKESELGTAALYPGATARVLAESNVACLVQSSEGQTTGSLQNASR from the coding sequence ATGTCGGATCTCGATACTGCCCTGGCGCGAGCCGAGGCCATGTTTCGCCTTCGCCGTCATCAAGACGCCGTTGAGCTACTGACCCCGTTGGTTGCCTCCCATCCTGAGAACGCGGAGGTGGCGTTTACCCTAGGCGATGCCCACAGGCTGCTCGACAACTACGAGCAATCACGGCACTATGCCAGCGAGGCTCTTGCGCGTGATCCAGGTTCGACGGACGGCATGGCGCTGCTCTCACTGGTAAGCCTCGAGCTCAATGATCTCGAGACCGCCGACCGCGTGTCGCAGCAACTCCTTACTCACGAACCTCATACGTACCGCGCATCGTTCATCGGGGCTCGGGTTACGATCACTGGCTGGGGCCTCGCATCGGAGGCCGTCTTTCCAAAGCGCAGCGTACTTGATGCGTATCAGCAACGCACCGACAAACTTGTTGCCACGCTCCTTGAGGAGTACCCTCACGCCGCGGGAACGCATATTACGCACGCCCTCCAACTCAACAATATTTACGGCCGAGACAAGGCAGCAATTGCGGCGATCAAACGGGCGCTCACGATTGATCCTGAGAACGCGGATGCTATCCGCATCCTTGCCGCGTTCACACAGAGCACCGCAAACTCAATTCGCCTGGCGAGAGCATCCCTCGCAATCGATCCACAGAATGAGCACGCCGTTGCGTTGGCCTGTGGGGCCGCTGGCACAGCGATGCGAAGGATTCAGTTTTGGCTGTTGCCGCTCACCCTCATGGTTTCCGTACTCACCCGAGAATGGGTCGTTCTGAAGCTTGCTGTGCTCATCATCGGTTTGATACTCATCGCTGTCCAGTTTCGATCAGAGGCGGCAGACGGTCAGCCGTTGAGCGCCGCGCAGCGCCGGCTGTATCGGCGGGTGCGCCCGAAGCGTTGGTTCGGATGGTGGTTGTCCTGCGGAGCCGTCATCGTGTTCAACTTCGTAATAGCATTCACAAGCTCACCCGATCTCACAACGCCACTCGGTCTGATGGGCTTGATTATCGCCGTGCTCGGCGGGCTTGCCTACGCTGCGCGAGGTGTCATTGTGAGCTGGCGAAACTCGAAAACGTCGCGCGCGCGCTTGCAAGCAGTCGCTGGAGACGAGACGCCCGAGCAAAAGCGAACGAGGCTCAAGGATCGGACTCGGCTACAAAGAAAGAACGCTCTGTTCGTCGCGGCCCCGTTTGTGCTCATCCTCATCATCTTGGTTACACGGTGGTATTCAGAGCCAGAGGCTCCCGAACACAACGGGTATTTCACACCGGGGATGGGCGTCCTGACAGAGTCGGTCACGTTCCGGGTGACCGTTGCTGAGGGAACCGCGAACTATTCGTATCGTGGAACGCACGGCGGGAAGAACATCGATGGGACGGCCACTATCGACAGCGCACAGCAATCGACCGTCAGCGAGAGCGTCGCGATCGACAGGGGGAGCCGGGACTTCTCGGTGTTGGTGACCTCTGATTCGGCGGACGCAAACGTCACGGTTGGCTGTGAGATTGAGATCGGCGGGATCGTTACGGTACAGCAGACAGGCGCCGGTTCCGTCACCTGTGATCTCGCCGCGCCCGTGGAAACGACGAGTGCCACGCAAGTCTTGGTGGCCGATAACTTTGAATCGCTCAGATACGCCGTCGGCGACTGCCTCACCCTGACAACCACGACGACCACGACGTCCTCAGCCCTCGTTGATTGCGCCACCGAGCACGATGCGCAAGTGATAAGCCTCACGCCCTATACCCAGAGCAATACCCCGTCGGGCGACAACAGCATGAATCCCACCAATGCCGATGCCCTGTGCACGGGCGATGCGTTCACTGCCTTCATCGGGGTTCCGTTTAAGGAATCCGAGCTTGGTACTGCGGCCCTGTATCCGGGCGCGACAGCCAGGGTGCTGGCAGAGAGCAACGTTGCCTGTCTCGTGCAGAGTTCAGAGGGGCAGACGACGGGCTCGCTGCAGAATGCCAGCCGCTAA
- a CDS encoding alpha/beta hydrolase, producing MITKFARRGGALASLALVAALLAGCSVSIVPLDDSGSSSNLDGVPENLKDLYGQDLKWKTCEGDLECATATAPINWDEPDGDTIELAMVRHPASDGKPMGSLFVNPGGPGGSGYDFVVNGVDGGQFGDALVENYDIVGFDPRGVNNSTPVSCYDDQQMDEFLFGISTEKTGTDAWLAEMRESAKDFGDACLENTGALLEFVDTVSAAKDLDLMRALVGDEKLNYLGYSYGTFLGAHYAELFPENVGRLVLDGAIDPSVSNFEVVKTQTVGFENAMRAYLEDCLAKKGCPFTGTVDEAMATVASLLDSVEQRPLTASDGRKLGSGALLTAIIFPLYSQDMWSYLTTMFEDVMAGNADYAFLLADSYYGRGEDGYLDNSFESFFAINCLDYEYNDDDAKMKEEAAELAAAAPTLGRFQGYGDIGCAEWPFKNRTPREPIHAEGAAPILVIGTTNDPATPYEWAVSLADQLDSGILVTYEGEGHTAYSPSNTCVAAIVEDYFVEDAVPSGSPTC from the coding sequence GTGATCACCAAATTTGCACGACGTGGAGGAGCGCTCGCGTCGCTCGCCCTGGTCGCTGCCCTTCTCGCCGGCTGTTCGGTTTCGATTGTTCCGCTCGACGATTCCGGCTCGTCCTCGAACCTCGACGGGGTGCCAGAGAATCTCAAAGATCTGTATGGACAGGATCTCAAGTGGAAGACATGCGAAGGCGATCTTGAGTGCGCGACCGCGACCGCTCCGATCAACTGGGATGAGCCAGACGGCGACACCATTGAGCTCGCGATGGTTCGGCACCCGGCCTCCGACGGGAAACCGATGGGCTCGCTGTTTGTGAACCCTGGCGGCCCTGGCGGCTCCGGCTACGATTTTGTCGTCAACGGCGTCGACGGCGGTCAGTTTGGTGATGCTCTGGTTGAGAACTACGACATCGTTGGTTTTGATCCACGCGGGGTGAATAACTCCACCCCGGTGAGCTGCTACGACGATCAGCAGATGGACGAGTTTTTGTTCGGTATTTCAACTGAGAAAACCGGAACGGATGCCTGGCTTGCCGAAATGCGAGAGTCGGCAAAGGACTTTGGTGACGCGTGTCTCGAGAACACTGGTGCCCTGCTTGAGTTTGTTGACACCGTGAGCGCGGCAAAAGACCTCGACCTGATGCGGGCGCTCGTCGGCGATGAGAAGCTCAACTACCTTGGATACTCCTACGGAACGTTCCTCGGAGCCCACTACGCGGAACTGTTCCCGGAAAACGTCGGGCGCCTGGTGCTTGACGGTGCGATCGACCCGAGCGTGAGCAACTTCGAAGTGGTCAAAACGCAGACCGTCGGATTCGAGAACGCCATGCGCGCTTACCTCGAAGACTGCCTGGCTAAGAAGGGCTGCCCCTTCACCGGAACGGTTGACGAGGCGATGGCAACCGTTGCCTCGCTGCTTGACAGCGTGGAGCAGCGACCGCTGACCGCATCCGACGGACGCAAGCTCGGCTCGGGTGCCCTGCTGACCGCCATCATTTTTCCGCTGTACAGCCAGGACATGTGGTCGTATCTCACGACCATGTTTGAGGACGTTATGGCAGGCAACGCCGACTACGCGTTCTTGCTTGCCGACAGCTACTACGGCAGGGGAGAAGACGGCTACCTCGACAACTCGTTTGAGTCGTTCTTTGCGATTAACTGCCTCGACTATGAGTACAACGATGACGACGCCAAGATGAAGGAAGAGGCCGCGGAGCTTGCCGCAGCTGCGCCAACGCTTGGCCGGTTCCAGGGCTACGGAGACATCGGATGCGCGGAATGGCCGTTCAAGAACCGTACGCCTCGCGAACCGATTCACGCTGAGGGAGCGGCGCCCATCCTCGTGATTGGAACCACGAACGACCCGGCAACGCCGTACGAGTGGGCCGTTTCGCTTGCTGACCAGCTGGACAGCGGCATCCTCGTGACGTACGAAGGCGAGGGCCACACCGCCTACAGCCCAAGCAACACGTGCGTCGCGGCAATCGTCGAGGACTACTTCGTCGAGGACGCGGTTCCGAGCGGTAGCCCGACCTGTTAG
- a CDS encoding DNA polymerase III subunit delta', producing the protein MTVWQGLVGQDEAIRVLRTAADATAGALGNTVSDMTHAWLITGPAGSGRSNLAFAFATALLNGGADSLETTMAQVKARTHPDLGVLTTQKVIISIDDVRTLVTSSHFSPSVGRYRVMVIEDADRMPERTSNVLLKALEEPPERTVWILCAPSEADVIPTIRSRVRSIRLRMPSVEQVAQLLIDTHGVDPATAEKSARLAQSHIGMARRLATSDDALSRRQETLSLVFGIRGIADAMQGAKRLNDIAVEDAKAVSNERDEREREETLRNLGVSPGAAIPPALRSHVKQLEDDQKRRATRSVRDGVDRILTDLLSAFRDVLMYQLGSPSEIINREFAAEIESAAERLTPDETLNFVDAIAVAQKRITSNVTPLLSLEALLCTLI; encoded by the coding sequence GTGACTGTATGGCAAGGACTGGTTGGGCAAGACGAGGCGATTCGCGTGCTGCGAACGGCCGCCGATGCGACCGCTGGTGCGCTGGGCAATACGGTGAGCGATATGACACACGCGTGGCTCATTACCGGGCCGGCAGGCTCCGGCAGGTCAAACCTCGCGTTTGCGTTCGCGACAGCGCTCCTCAACGGCGGTGCTGATTCGCTCGAAACGACCATGGCTCAGGTGAAAGCGCGAACGCACCCCGATCTCGGCGTGCTCACGACGCAAAAGGTCATCATCAGCATCGACGATGTGCGCACGCTTGTGACGTCGTCGCATTTTTCGCCGTCGGTTGGTCGTTACCGGGTTATGGTCATCGAGGATGCCGACCGCATGCCGGAACGGACATCCAATGTCCTACTGAAAGCGCTCGAAGAGCCGCCGGAGCGCACTGTTTGGATCTTATGCGCCCCGAGCGAGGCCGATGTCATCCCGACGATTCGATCGCGGGTCCGCTCGATTCGACTGCGGATGCCGTCCGTTGAGCAGGTGGCCCAGCTCCTGATCGATACGCACGGCGTTGATCCTGCAACCGCCGAAAAGAGCGCCCGTCTTGCACAGAGTCATATCGGCATGGCTCGTCGTTTGGCGACAAGCGACGACGCCCTTTCGCGGCGTCAAGAGACCCTGAGCCTTGTCTTTGGTATCCGCGGAATTGCCGATGCCATGCAGGGCGCCAAGCGACTCAACGACATCGCGGTCGAGGATGCGAAGGCCGTTTCGAACGAGCGCGATGAGCGCGAGCGCGAGGAAACGCTGCGTAACCTTGGCGTTTCTCCTGGTGCGGCCATCCCTCCTGCCCTCCGCTCGCACGTCAAACAGCTTGAAGATGACCAGAAGCGCCGGGCAACCCGAAGCGTTCGTGACGGTGTTGATCGAATCCTTACCGACTTGCTGTCGGCCTTTCGCGACGTGCTGATGTATCAGCTCGGGTCGCCCTCCGAAATCATCAACCGCGAGTTTGCGGCTGAGATCGAGTCGGCTGCCGAACGGCTTACCCCTGATGAGACGCTCAACTTTGTTGACGCGATTGCCGTCGCCCAAAAACGAATCACGAGTAACGTCACCCCCCTGCTGTCGCTTGAAGCGCTGCTGTGTACCCTGATCTGA
- the tmk gene encoding dTMP kinase: MTGLFITFEGGDASGKSTQSRLLSEWLNDRGIQPVFTREPGGTELGVEIRRLLLHSGHVSPRAEALLYAADRAHHVETVVQPALDRGEVVIQDRYIDSSIAYQGAGRVLDAHEIANLSAWASNGLLPKLTVLLDLDPATAKQRLTTLGEGFDRLESEKLDFHTRVRDGFLSLAANDPERFLVLDASQPIEVLATAIRARVESLLAR, translated from the coding sequence GTGACCGGGCTTTTCATCACCTTTGAGGGCGGCGATGCCAGCGGCAAGTCGACGCAGTCGCGGCTGCTGAGCGAATGGCTCAACGACCGCGGAATTCAGCCAGTCTTCACCAGGGAGCCAGGCGGAACCGAACTCGGCGTCGAGATACGCCGACTGCTGCTGCACAGCGGTCACGTCTCGCCGCGGGCAGAAGCGCTGCTGTATGCCGCCGACCGAGCACATCACGTTGAAACGGTGGTGCAGCCCGCGCTTGACCGTGGCGAGGTGGTGATTCAAGACCGCTATATTGACTCATCCATTGCCTACCAGGGCGCCGGACGGGTGCTCGATGCTCACGAGATCGCGAACCTTTCAGCCTGGGCGTCCAACGGACTGCTTCCGAAGCTCACGGTTCTACTCGACCTCGACCCAGCGACCGCAAAGCAGCGTTTGACCACGCTCGGTGAGGGATTCGACCGTCTCGAATCAGAGAAGCTTGACTTCCACACCCGCGTTCGCGACGGTTTCCTTTCCCTCGCAGCAAACGATCCGGAACGGTTCCTCGTGCTCGACGCGAGCCAGCCAATCGAGGTGCTCGCCACCGCCATTCGCGCGCGCGTCGAGTCGCTGCTCGCTCGCTAG
- the topA gene encoding type I DNA topoisomerase yields the protein MPGTKKLVIVESPTKAKTIGAYLGDDYEVIASVGHIRDLAEPSELPAELKKGPFGKFAVDVENNFNPYYVVAENKKKTVTELKRALKNADEVWLATDEDREGEAIAWHLLEVLKPKVPVRRMVFHEITKDAIEFAKNNTRDIDVALVDAQETRRILDRLYGYDLSPVLWRKVAPKLSAGRVQSAATRLVVDRERERLAFVSANYWDLTGIFGTALDAPADGETFSARLARLDGHTIATGRDYDDLGQLTEKATKAGVVSLSETDAHSLVSQLRADNVAITVSSMETKPHTRRPAAPFTTSTLQQEASRKLRFTSRQTMSAAQTLYERGFITYMRTDSPSLSSQAINAARTQAAKLYGAETVPDSPRLYKGKSKGAQEAHEAIRPAGEVFKTPSEAASSLTGSELKLYELIWKRTVASQMADAKGSTATVTLTAGPTENGSTAEFTASGTVITFRGFLLAYEEGTDEKRHTAAAGSDEKLPNLSEGQRLALAELEAKGHDTLPKPRYTEASLTKKLEELGIGRPSTYTAIISTIMDRGYVAKRGEALVPSWIAFSVVRLLEDHFTELVEYDFTASMEDDLDRIAAGEEDRGEWLKGFYFGTENHPGLRSIVDNLGDIDARAINSIAVTPEITLRIGKYGPYLEVVDEHATVSEDGTVTPRRVNLPEGLAPDELTAAKAQELVDAPPVVDRVIGVNPENGKEIVAKDGRFGPYVTEIEPEPAEPVPAKKSKTAPKPRTASLFKSMDLSTIDLETALTLLNLPRTVGVDPESGEEITAQNGRYGAYLKKGTDTRSLTAEDDILTINLPGAIELFAQPKYGARKASSALKEFDADPVSGKPIKVKDGRFGPYVTDGVTNATIPRGEDVEAITFERAVELLEIKRAKGPAKKKAPAKKAPAKKPAAKKAPAKKAPAKKPVAKKATATTTKAATSAAAKKAATAKTGAPSAAATKAAAAKAAEAAAE from the coding sequence GTGCCTGGCACGAAGAAGCTGGTGATTGTCGAGTCACCCACCAAGGCAAAAACGATCGGCGCTTACCTTGGAGACGACTACGAGGTAATTGCCTCAGTTGGCCACATCCGCGACCTTGCTGAGCCATCTGAATTGCCAGCCGAACTCAAAAAAGGCCCCTTTGGGAAGTTCGCCGTTGACGTTGAGAACAACTTCAACCCCTACTACGTTGTAGCTGAGAACAAAAAGAAGACGGTCACCGAACTCAAACGAGCTCTGAAAAATGCCGACGAGGTTTGGCTCGCAACTGATGAGGACCGCGAGGGAGAAGCCATCGCGTGGCACCTGCTCGAAGTGCTGAAGCCGAAAGTTCCTGTCCGGCGCATGGTGTTCCACGAAATCACCAAAGACGCCATTGAATTTGCAAAGAACAACACAAGAGACATCGATGTAGCCCTTGTTGACGCGCAGGAGACTCGACGCATCCTCGACCGCCTCTACGGATATGACCTGTCGCCCGTTTTGTGGCGCAAGGTCGCCCCAAAACTTTCTGCCGGGCGAGTACAGTCAGCTGCAACGCGCCTCGTTGTTGATCGTGAACGTGAGCGCCTCGCGTTTGTCTCGGCAAACTACTGGGACCTCACCGGAATCTTTGGTACTGCTCTTGACGCTCCAGCCGACGGGGAGACGTTCTCCGCCCGTTTGGCGCGGCTCGATGGGCACACCATCGCGACCGGTCGTGACTACGATGACCTTGGGCAACTGACCGAAAAGGCGACGAAGGCCGGAGTCGTTTCGCTGAGCGAAACCGACGCTCACTCGCTTGTCTCGCAGCTGCGCGCCGACAATGTGGCAATAACGGTTTCCTCGATGGAGACCAAGCCGCATACACGCCGCCCCGCCGCGCCCTTCACAACCTCGACCCTGCAGCAGGAGGCGTCGCGCAAGCTCCGCTTTACTTCGCGCCAGACGATGTCGGCCGCGCAAACGCTCTATGAGCGAGGGTTCATTACCTATATGCGAACCGATTCGCCGTCGCTGTCCAGCCAGGCAATCAACGCGGCACGGACCCAGGCCGCAAAACTGTACGGGGCCGAAACCGTTCCCGATTCACCGCGCCTCTACAAGGGCAAGAGCAAGGGGGCCCAAGAAGCTCACGAAGCTATTCGGCCGGCCGGTGAAGTGTTCAAAACCCCTTCGGAAGCGGCCTCGTCGCTCACCGGAAGTGAGCTAAAACTCTACGAATTGATCTGGAAGCGTACTGTCGCATCGCAGATGGCGGATGCCAAGGGCTCCACCGCGACCGTAACGCTCACCGCAGGCCCAACCGAAAACGGCAGCACCGCCGAATTCACGGCAAGCGGAACCGTCATCACCTTCAGAGGCTTCCTCCTCGCCTACGAAGAAGGCACCGACGAAAAGCGCCACACTGCTGCAGCAGGCTCCGACGAGAAGCTGCCGAACCTCTCCGAGGGGCAACGGCTTGCACTTGCCGAGCTCGAAGCCAAGGGGCACGACACGCTGCCAAAGCCCCGATACACCGAAGCGAGCCTGACCAAGAAGCTTGAAGAGCTTGGCATCGGTCGGCCATCAACATACACGGCAATTATCTCCACAATCATGGATCGTGGATACGTGGCCAAGCGTGGCGAGGCCCTTGTCCCGAGCTGGATCGCGTTTTCCGTTGTACGCCTGCTCGAAGACCACTTCACGGAACTCGTCGAGTACGATTTCACCGCCTCGATGGAAGACGATCTCGACCGCATCGCTGCTGGTGAAGAAGACCGCGGCGAATGGCTTAAGGGTTTCTACTTCGGAACAGAGAATCACCCAGGCCTCCGTAGCATTGTTGACAACCTCGGTGACATTGACGCCAGGGCGATTAACTCGATTGCGGTTACCCCAGAAATCACCCTTCGCATCGGCAAATACGGCCCCTACCTTGAGGTCGTTGACGAGCACGCAACGGTATCCGAAGACGGAACCGTTACCCCTCGCCGGGTGAACCTGCCAGAGGGCCTTGCACCAGATGAGCTGACCGCGGCGAAAGCCCAAGAGCTCGTTGACGCGCCGCCGGTGGTCGACCGCGTTATTGGCGTGAACCCTGAGAACGGCAAAGAGATCGTTGCGAAAGACGGTCGCTTCGGCCCGTACGTCACCGAAATCGAGCCGGAACCCGCCGAGCCAGTGCCAGCGAAAAAAAGCAAGACCGCGCCAAAGCCCCGCACGGCTTCCCTGTTCAAATCGATGGATCTTTCGACAATCGACCTTGAAACAGCGCTGACGCTTTTGAACCTGCCGCGTACGGTTGGGGTCGACCCTGAGAGTGGCGAAGAGATTACCGCGCAAAACGGTCGATACGGTGCCTACCTGAAGAAGGGCACCGATACTCGCTCACTCACCGCAGAAGATGACATCCTGACGATTAACCTCCCTGGGGCCATCGAACTGTTTGCTCAGCCAAAATACGGCGCGCGAAAAGCGTCGAGTGCGCTCAAAGAATTTGACGCTGACCCCGTGAGTGGCAAGCCCATCAAGGTGAAAGACGGCCGTTTTGGTCCGTACGTCACCGACGGCGTCACCAACGCGACCATCCCTCGTGGAGAAGACGTGGAAGCCATCACCTTCGAGCGCGCCGTTGAACTCCTAGAGATCAAACGTGCGAAGGGCCCAGCGAAGAAGAAGGCTCCAGCGAAGAAAGCTCCAGCCAAGAAGCCAGCAGCGAAGAAAGCTCCGGCGAAGAAGGCTCCGGCCAAGAAGCCAGTCGCGAAGAAGGCAACTGCGACGACCACAAAAGCTGCAACAAGCGCCGCGGCGAAAAAAGCGGCAACTGCTAAGACTGGTGCCCCGAGTGCGGCAGCGACCAAGGCAGCTGCGGCAAAAGCAGCGGAGGCGGCCGCGGAGTGA
- a CDS encoding Rv3654c family TadE-like protein, whose product MTRCNQWAGTATIIPLLRTASHERAKQLPDHGAGQPGAQMRQWLSAESGAATVVVAFSLAVLALSASVLVASGALVERQVLASAADAAALAAADTAVGFVSGVPCERAEQTAVRNHATMVDCTVEGFEVRVTVSRQVMGMPIRSSARAAPAPHASQM is encoded by the coding sequence TTGACTCGCTGTAACCAGTGGGCAGGAACGGCCACGATTATCCCTCTGCTACGTACCGCTTCTCATGAACGGGCAAAACAGCTGCCCGATCACGGAGCAGGGCAACCTGGCGCGCAGATGCGTCAGTGGCTGTCAGCTGAATCAGGTGCTGCCACTGTCGTTGTTGCGTTTTCTCTTGCTGTCCTCGCGTTGAGCGCCTCTGTGTTGGTTGCGAGCGGGGCCCTGGTCGAGCGGCAGGTGCTCGCGTCGGCTGCCGATGCCGCGGCGCTTGCTGCTGCCGACACGGCGGTTGGGTTTGTATCAGGGGTTCCCTGCGAACGGGCGGAGCAAACAGCCGTTCGGAACCATGCCACAATGGTTGATTGTACGGTCGAAGGTTTTGAGGTACGTGTAACCGTTTCTCGGCAGGTCATGGGCATGCCCATCCGCTCCTCGGCTCGTGCAGCGCCGGCACCTCACGCAAGCCAAATGTGA
- a CDS encoding TadE/TadG family type IV pilus assembly protein: MASLAHNRVRLGALLTDARGSATVEFALLLPFSVTVLGLSLAAIVLATSQITLAAAASDVARMLARSEGSADIDGRLAAAGAGIQLSQHTDGAFRCVRLDQAVEHGPLGGLGIRLSAEGCALDSL; the protein is encoded by the coding sequence ATGGCATCGCTCGCTCACAATCGTGTTCGCCTGGGCGCGCTGCTAACGGATGCACGGGGGAGCGCCACCGTTGAGTTCGCGCTCCTCCTCCCATTCTCCGTCACCGTTCTCGGCCTGAGCCTCGCAGCGATTGTGCTGGCAACAAGCCAGATTACGCTTGCTGCCGCTGCGAGCGATGTTGCGCGAATGCTTGCGCGCTCCGAGGGCAGCGCAGACATCGACGGTCGGCTTGCCGCCGCTGGTGCCGGGATCCAGCTGAGTCAGCACACAGACGGAGCCTTCCGTTGTGTTCGTCTTGACCAAGCCGTTGAGCACGGGCCACTTGGTGGCCTCGGCATTCGCCTCAGCGCGGAAGGATGCGCCCTTGACTCGCTGTAA
- a CDS encoding DUF4244 domain-containing protein: protein MSITYLPTSKLQHPSYATNRARQRPTAASRGASGSALFCEQISRVAKADARPALLRVVHRVTHTVRFKLRELLQDERGAATAEYAVVVMAAVGFAGLLVVILRGNEIKAMLTELVKSALGAAG, encoded by the coding sequence ATGAGCATCACATACTTACCAACGAGCAAACTGCAACACCCAAGCTACGCCACCAACCGCGCACGGCAACGCCCGACGGCGGCATCGCGTGGGGCGTCAGGTTCTGCGCTGTTTTGCGAGCAAATCAGTCGGGTGGCCAAAGCAGATGCGCGTCCAGCGCTGCTCCGCGTCGTTCACCGAGTCACGCATACCGTTCGATTCAAGCTGCGTGAGCTTCTTCAAGACGAGCGCGGTGCGGCCACCGCAGAGTACGCAGTTGTTGTCATGGCCGCTGTCGGTTTTGCGGGCCTGCTTGTTGTGATCCTTCGCGGCAATGAGATTAAGGCAATGCTCACAGAACTGGTCAAAAGCGCCCTCGGCGCTGCTGGGTAA
- a CDS encoding TadA family conjugal transfer-associated ATPase, translated as MSHTHTPHTVPYPIRAAFGPLAPLLDDPDVTDIFVNGGKGTWVDRGGGARQEPTLGLTHDETTRLAIALISRGGRHIDEATPCVDVRLGWGIRAHAVLPPIARDGPFLSLRIPRYRRLGLDDLATRHMFGSDTREILEDAVSARQNILIAGAGGSGKTTLLGALLATVPETERIVTIEDVSELSIEHPHCVSLESRQPNLDGAGGVGLDQLVREALRMRPDRIVVGECRGPELRELLGALNTGHDGGAGTLHANSLDDVPARLEALGALAGFTADALARQVVSAIHLVVQLERRDGLRSVAGLGRFRLSAEGLLRVEKLLRVEEAEVGDAGAARPSPSGEPPARHPPLRP; from the coding sequence ACCGTTCCTTATCCGATTCGGGCCGCCTTTGGCCCGCTTGCCCCGTTGCTTGACGATCCTGACGTGACCGACATCTTTGTCAACGGGGGTAAGGGCACCTGGGTCGATCGCGGGGGCGGCGCTCGCCAAGAGCCAACCCTCGGCCTGACCCACGACGAAACAACTCGGCTGGCCATCGCGCTTATCTCCCGTGGCGGGAGGCATATTGATGAGGCGACACCCTGCGTTGACGTCAGGCTCGGCTGGGGGATCAGAGCGCATGCTGTGCTTCCTCCGATTGCACGAGACGGGCCGTTCCTGTCGCTGCGCATCCCGAGGTATCGGCGGCTTGGGCTCGACGATCTTGCAACTCGACACATGTTTGGTTCTGATACCAGGGAGATCCTGGAAGACGCGGTTTCTGCCCGGCAGAACATTCTCATTGCTGGCGCAGGTGGGAGCGGCAAAACGACACTGCTTGGCGCGCTTCTTGCCACGGTGCCAGAAACCGAACGAATCGTCACGATCGAGGATGTCTCTGAGCTGAGCATCGAGCATCCGCACTGCGTCTCGCTCGAGTCTCGGCAGCCAAACCTCGACGGTGCTGGTGGGGTTGGGCTTGACCAGCTAGTGCGCGAGGCCCTTCGGATGAGACCGGACCGAATCGTCGTTGGAGAATGTAGAGGGCCAGAACTCCGTGAGTTGCTCGGTGCGCTGAACACCGGCCACGACGGCGGCGCTGGAACGCTCCACGCCAACTCTCTTGACGACGTTCCTGCCAGGCTCGAAGCGCTTGGTGCGCTTGCGGGGTTTACTGCGGATGCGCTCGCTCGCCAGGTTGTCAGCGCGATTCATCTTGTGGTTCAGCTCGAGCGCCGCGACGGCCTGCGAAGCGTTGCAGGGCTCGGCCGGTTTCGGCTCAGCGCCGAAGGGTTGCTCCGGGTCGAAAAGTTGCTCCGCGTCGAAGAAGCCGAGGTCGGGGATGCGGGCGCGGCGCGACCGTCGCCGAGCGGCGAGCCTCCTGCGCGACACCCACCCCTGCGACCATGA